One part of the Anopheles merus strain MAF chromosome 3L, AmerM5.1, whole genome shotgun sequence genome encodes these proteins:
- the LOC121600017 gene encoding L-threonine 3-dehydrogenase, mitochondrial: MLLRKATAALGGCLRQQLPRDVVVPLATAHQHQRRWLSNGGRKTHPKILITGGLGQLGVECAKLLRSQYGEESVILSDIIKPSSEIVNSGPYIFADILDFKGLQKIVVDHRVDWIIHFSALLSAIGEQNVPLAVRVNIEGMHNVLELAKQYKMRIFVPSTIGAFGPDSPRNPTPNVTIQRPRTIYGVSKVHAELMGEYYHHKFGLDFRCLRFPGVISSDPPGGGTTDYAVAVFFEGLKTGKYQCYLKPDTRLPMMYIEDCLRSLLEFMTAPEEKLQRRVYNVTAMSFTPEELVEKLAKYIPELHVSYRPDSRQLIADSWPQIFDDSEARRDWGWQHKYDLDKLVDLMVRDVTENYIKKAPN; this comes from the exons ATGCTGCTACGCAAAGCGACGGCCGCCCTGGGCGGATGCTTGCGCCAGCAACTACCACGTGATGTGGTGGTGCCGCTAGCGACCGCACACCAGCACCAACGTCGATGGCTATCGAACGGGGGACGAAAAACGCATCCCAAAATTCTCATCACAG GTGGACTCGGACAGCTTGGCGTGGAGTGTGCGAAGCTGCTGCGCAGCCAGTACGGCGAGGAGAGCGTCATCCTGTCCGACATCATCAAGCCGAGCAGCGAGATCGTCAACAGTGGGCCGTACATCTTTGCCGACATTCTCGACTTCAAGGGGCTGCAGAAGATCGTGGTCGATCATCGCGTCGACTGGATCATCCACTTTTCCGCGCTGCTCAGCGCGATCGGCGAGCAGAACGTGCCGCTCGCGGTGCGCGTCAACATCGAGGGCATGCACAATGTGCTCGAGCTGGCCAAACAGTACAAGATGCGCATCTTCGTGCCGAGCACGATCGGTGCGTTTGGCCCGGACAGCCCCCGTAACCCGACGCCCAACGTGACGATCCAGCGGCCGCGCACGATCTACGGCGTGTCGAAGGTGCACGCGGAGCTGATGGGCGAGTACTACCATCACAAGTTCGGGCTGGACTTCCGCTGCCTACGGTTTCCGGGTGTGATCTCCAGCGATCCACCCGGCGGTGGCACTACCG ATTACGCCGTGGCCGTTTTCTTCGAGGGATTGAAGACGGGCAAGTATCAGTGCTACCTGAAGCCCGACACCCGTCTGCCCATGATGTACATCGAGGATTGTTTGCGCTCGCTGCTCGAGTTCATGACCGCACCGGAGGAGAAGCTACAGCGCCGGGTGTACAACGTAACTGCCATGTCTTTCACGCCCGAGGAGCTGGTGGAGAAGCTGGCCAAGTATATTCCCGAGCTGCACGTAAGCTATCGGCCCGACAGCCGGCAGCTCATTGCCGACTCGTGGCCACAGATCTTTGATGATAGTGAGGCGCGCCGGGACTGGGGATGGCAGCACAAGTACGATCTGGACAAGCTGGTCGACCTAATGGTGCGCGATGTCACCGAAAACTACATCAAAAAGGCGCCAAACTGA
- the LOC121599531 gene encoding caspase-like, with the protein MDSILECELKSYDTTHPNRGIAVIINDSERREGSEKDVQDVVATLEGLKFNVRTFSDNTKKEIKKALYKVAREDHTENDCLVIVAMAHGKKDHITLKKEKLRIDKLWASFVGNKCPSLIGKPKLVFMQTCRGDRVDFGVASHETDSTPCSVDPAPGIIPMYADLLVMYSSYDRHISVRCKDKGSWFIQSLCQVLRANIAGKELISLLTQVSYIVSCQTSITSDGETVKQNRLLTQCSRKPSTLCQNKLSR; encoded by the coding sequence ATGGATTCAATCCTGGAGTGCGAGCTGAAATCGTACGACACGACGCATCCAAACCGTGGCATTGCAGTAATTATAAATGATAGTGAACGGCGAGAAGGTTCGGAAAAAGACGTACAAGATGTGGTGGCTACGCTGGAAGGTTTGAAATTTAACGTGCGTACCTTCAGCGATAACACAAAGAAAGAGATCAAAAAAGCTCTGTACAAAGTGGCCCGCGAGGATCACACCGAAAACGACTGTCTGGTAATTGTGGCGATGGCACACGGAAAGAAAGATCATATCACgctgaaaaaagaaaagctgcGTATCGACAAACTGTGGGCTAGTTTTGTGGGAAACAAGTGTCCTTCATTGATTGGGAAACCGAAGCTTGTATTCATGCAAACGTGTCGCGGTGATAGGGTAGACTTTGGAGTAGCTTCGCACGAGACAGATTCGACACCCTGTTCAGTGGATCCTGCACCTGGTATTATACCAATGTATGCGGATCTGTTGGTGATGTACTCATCCTACGACCGTCACATATCGGTTCGCTGCAAGGACAAAGGATCCTGGTTCATACAATCGCTTTGCCAAGTGTTGCGCGCCAACATTGCCGGAAAGGAGCTTATCAGCTTGCTAACCCAAGTGTCCTACATCGTGTCGTGCCAAACATCCATCACGTCCGATGGGGAAACGGTTAAACAAAACCGTCTATTAACTCAATGCTCACGAAAGCCTTCTACTTTGTGCCAAAACAAACTCAGCAGATAA
- the LOC121600171 gene encoding caspase-like has translation MDSMLELELQSYKTNHPNRGIAVVINDSENRDGWEKDLEAVETVLQRLKFDVRTFCDKTKHEIRDALRNVSKEDHTESDCLVIVAMAHGNNDKITLRRSEMHIDDLWTDFVGNHCPSLTGKPKLVFIQSCRGSKHDYRVGGVKVDAVPSPEKPICIEIPMYADLLVMYSSYDQYVSYRDKKEGSWFIQSLCQVLGANIAGKDLLTLLTHVSYLVSVRSFPMDSEVNMVKHTGVLKQIPSINSMLTKAFYFVDK, from the coding sequence ATGGATTCAATGCTCGAGCTCGAGCTGCAGTCTTACAAAACGAATCATCCCAACCGTGGCATAGCAGTGGTCATAAATGATAGTGAAAATCGAGATGGTTGGGAAAAGGACCTAGAAGCGGTAGAGACTGTGCTGCAAAGGCTGAAGTTTGATGTGCGTACGTTCTGCGACAAAACAAAGCACGAGATCAGAGATGCGCTGCGCAACGTGAGCAAAGAGGATCACACCGAAAGCGACTGTCTGGTAATTGTGGCGATGGCACACGGAAATAATGATAAGATCACGTTGCGAAGAAGTGAAATGCATATTGACGATCTGTGGACGGATTTTGTAGGGAACCACTGTCCCTCGCTGACCGGGAAACCGAAGCTTGTGTTCATTCAATCCTGTCGCGGTAGTAAGCATGACTATCGAGTTGGCGGAGTTAAGGTAGATGCGGTACCGTCTCCAGAGAAACCAATTTGTATCGAAATACCAATGTATGCGGATCTGTTGGTGATGTACTCATCCTACGATCAATACGTTTCGTACCGTGACAAGAAGGAAGGGTCCTGGTTCATTCAGTCACTTTGCCAAGTGTTGGGTGCCAACATTGCCGGGAAGGATCTGCTCACCTTGCTGACTCACGTGTCCTATCTTGTATCGGTTAGATCGTTTCCGATGGACAGTGAAGTGAATATGGTAAAACATACCGGTGTGCTTAAACAAATACCGTCAATAAATTCAATGCTAACGAAAGCATTCTACTTTGTGGACAAATAG
- the LOC121600170 gene encoding caspase-1-like, whose product MDSSTLPSGSSDELDSKSVQLSRAAATHPTEGFAKAEPVGIDECYDTSNARRGIALIINQVHFSSMAVRDGSNKDRTDISTALQRIGFEVRVMDDPNRKQLLSTLKQLAGEDHSHSDCLVVVVMTHGKENNLLYASDRSYEANRLWEPFIGDACPSLIGKPKLFFVQACRGKKLDEGVIQATISIDSVDTQSSPGSMRYVIPAMADLLVMYSTYDGHYSWRNPSKGSWFIQALCVELGASAHCKELLHILTAVSRRVAFHYQSNVPDNAKIDAKKQMPCMVSMLTKLLYLTPKK is encoded by the exons ATGGACTCCTCCACTCTTCCCTCTGGGTCATCCGATGAGTTGGACTCAAAATCGGTACAATT AAGTAGAGCAGCGGCGACGCATCCCACTGAGggttttgctaaagctgaACCGGTAGGAATTGACGAGTGTTACGACACAAGTAATGCTAGGCGTGGCATTGCGCTTATCATCAATCAGGTGCATTTTAGCAGCATGGCAGTGCGCGATGGTAGCAACAAGGATCGCACCGATATTAGCACGGCATTGCAACGAATCGGATTCGAGGTGCGTGTGATGGACGATCCGAACAGAAAGCAGCTACTTTCCACGCTCAAGCAGCTTGCCGGTGAGGATCACTCGCACAGCGACTGtctagtggtggtggtgatgacgCACGGCAAAGAAAATAATCTACTGTACGCTTCCGATAGGTCATACGAAGCGAACCGGTTGTGGGAACCGTTCATTGGCGACGCCTGTCCATCGTTGATAGGAAAGCCGAAGTTGTTTTTCGTACAGGCCTGCCGAGGCAAGAAGCTTGATGAAGGCGTTATTCAAGCAACCATAAGCATAGATTCCGTCGATACGCAATCGTCACCGGGCTCGATGCGATACGTTATTCCGGCCATGGCAGACCTGCTGGTCATGTACTCCACGTACGATGGCCACTACTCGTGGCGCAATCCGAGCAAGGGGTCTTGGTTCATCCAAGCGCTCTGTGTCGAGCTTGGGGCGAGTGCCCATTGCAAGGAGCTGCTGCACATACTGACTGCCGTTTCGCGCCGGGTAGCGTTTCACTATCAGTCGAACGTTCCGGATAATGCCAAAATAGATGCAAAGAAGCAGATGCCCTGTATGGTGTCCATGTTAACCAAGCTGCTCTATTTGACGCCAAAAAAATAG
- the LOC121599601 gene encoding caspase-1-like, with product MDTAPDEIDVKPFSSPSPTESPARAHRGSVVSSPHVLAAVEEENYDTSHRNRGTALIFNHVNFESNAKREGSNKDRDEIKKELVQLGFDVRVFNDLKKQELLAKLDEVAKEDHTQSDCFVLVVMTHGQDGSLFAADKQYQIADLWEPFVGDACKSLIGKPKLFFVQACRGTKFDKGVKLTKIATDTVDALSSSSQRMCVIPTMADVLVMYSAFDGHYSWRNPTNGSWFIQSLSIELNQNAHRKELLQLLTSVSRRVAYLYESNVPGNDQMDGKKQMPCVVSMLTKALYFPRK from the exons ATGGATACCGCTCCGGATGAGATTGACGTGAAGCCGTTTAGCTC GCCATCGCCGACAGAATCACCAGCACGTGCGCACAGGGGTTCCGTCGTCAGCTCACCGCACGTACTGGCGGCAGTAGAGGAAGAAAATTACGACACATCTCATCGAAACCGTGGGACGGCATTGATTTTCAACCACGTGAACTTTGAGTCCAATGCTAAGCGCGAAGGAAGCAACAAGGATCGCGACGAAATTAAAAAGGAACTGGTGCAGCTCGGTTTTGATGTGCGAGTATTTAACGACTTGAAAAAGCAAGAACTGCTTGCCAAGCTGGACGAAGTTGCCAAAGAGGACCACACACAGAGCGATTGTTTCGTACTGGTAGTGATGACACACGGTCAGGACGGTTCGCTGTTTGCCGCCGATAAGCAGTACCAGATTGCCGACCTCTGGGAACCCTTTGTTGGCGATGCGTGTAAATCACTGATCGGCAAACCGAAGCTGTTCTTCGTGCAAGCCTGCCGGGGCACCAAGTTTGACAAGGGCGTTAAATTGACAAAGATAGCCACGGACACCGTCGATGCGCTTTCGTCGTCCAGCCAACGGATGTGCGTCATTCCTACGATGGCCGACGTGCTGGTGATGTACTCAGCCTTCGATGGACACTACTCGTGGCGCAATCCGACCAATGGGTCCTGGTTCATACAGTCGCTCAGCATCGAGCTGAACCAGAACGCCCATCGGAAGGAGTTGCTTCAGCTGCTCACCTCTGTGTCGCGCCGGGTGGCCTATCTGTATGAATCGAACGTGCCGGGCAACGACCAAATGGATGGAAAGAAACAGATGCCCTGTGTCGTGTCGATGCTTACGAAGGCGCTCTACTTCCCACGCAAATAA